CAAACTCACTCATAACGGTCTCTCCTCTAAAGCCTTTGCCGGAGCTGTTGGTTCTCTTTACGCAACAATTGTAACTCCTTCATTATCTCCGCCTGGTTCTCTAGAACCGAGCTTAATACCTTCGACATCTCCATCTGtataatacaacaacaacaacataatCAGCTTTTAAGTCTGACATGGGTGAGATTAAAGcaagataaagaaaaaaaaaacactaagtACCTCGTGCATGTGGAATTGTCTGAGGATCTCGATGTGCAGGTTTCTCATGTCGTCATGAACGGAGTTTTGGAATGAATCCAGAGTCCCTTCAAGTGTCCTTTGAAATAGCTGAAGTGTGAAATTGCTGCCACCCACATCATTTTGAGATTGCTTCATGTTTCCTCCCTGCTACAGATTTGCAACAAGTTTACAGATTATCCCAAACGATTTAAAGAAAATGATTTTGTGGAAAGTTTTTTTACATACATTCATAATCGGAAGAGCTTCTGATGCAGCTCCCAACTCAGGTCTCGGCATCAGATTACTAAAGGTTTCCTCTCTCGTTTCTGCTCCTGTTTTCTTTATCTTGGGTGAACCCGTAGAGAGAGAGCTGCTGATTCTCTCAGCATATGTCCTACGAGGTAAACTTGGTGATAGCCTCAATGAATCGATGTTACCCGGAGCTGAGATGCCTTTTGGAAACAACGGGCTTGAAGGTAAGTTCTTGTCTGTCTCGGAAGCTGAAGAGAAGTCTCTGATCCGTGGGAACTCTGAGCTAACGTTTACTGCGAGGTTTGACTGACCAAGCGACGACAAGGGAAACATTGATCCAGATGTGCTACCACCACTTGTGCTTGAAACCCCGAGACGTGAAGGAAATTTATCGGAGATTTTCTCATTGGCTAATTGGTTGAACTTGTCAGATAATCTATCACCACCCCATGATTCTGGAGGTGTCAaggcagaagaagaagagtcttCACTTTTGGTTGATGCTGTTGGCGTAGTAGTTCCGAATGGTGAAAAAGCAGCTTTTGTATGTTCCTTGTTTCCATCTCCGTATGGAAATCCCCTGCTAGATGAAGGCTTTCTGTTATCGATCAAATGATCCTTATTGTTGAATCCTTCGCTATCAGCCCACTTCTCAGCAGATGAAACATCAACGATAGGGGAAAATACACGCATATCATCATTGAAACTGTCACTGGCACGAAGTGCATGTAGTCTTCCCGGTGGCGCACCAGACCATAGTGTTCTGTTTGGTGTTTGCTCTGCCGACGGCACGTTCGACGTACTCGTGGCAGTTCCACGAGAACCTGCCGACTGTGAATCTGAGGATGTCGTTGACGGAACTGGATCAGGAATGATAACTGAATCCTCCACTGTACCACCAAGAAGAGCCATCTCACCGTCGTAGTTTTTCTCATTCACAATAACTGGTTTTGATGTTTGCCATGATAAACTTGTTACAGCCTGTgtattaataaagtaaaagcTTCGTTAGCTTTTGTAATCcagagttttttatttaaagggCTGAAGAGATTGCACTGAGTTAGAAATGTACTGACCTCTGAACTACTGAAAGCGTGCAGGACAGTGACAGGCTGTGGTGTCTTACGAACGTCGTAAAACACTACTCTACCATTACCGGTTCCAGCTGCCAGAATGTGACCATTATCCCCAAACGCCAAAGATGAGAAAGGCGCCTCATAAGAAATGCAGGACGAAAATCTTTTGGATCCAGAGTCATACGTGTAAAGCTTTTTGTCCATCCCCACACTAGCAATTTTCTGTTAAACAGTAGATTACTTAGAAACTATGCTTATAAAATTTATCTCAAAGAGCATTTAGAAAATGCCTATCAAAGTTGAGGGTGCACGTGTGTACTGGTCAGAATTTGAAATCACATTCATCCGACTCTTTGCATTATGTGTACCAAGTATCATTGATTATGATTCAGTTACCTTTTCGTCTGATGGAGAGAAGCAAACACCCGCAGCTGGTGCAGAATGCTGCTTCCATGACATCTGTGAAGATACCAGAAACTAAATGGTAAGTATAAACACATTATTTTGCATGAAATCTTGTAAACATTAACAGAAGAGACGCATGCATTTCCACATGAGCAGACCTTTGGATTACGCCCAGTCGTGTCCCACAGATGCACAGTGCCATCATCACCCGAAGTAAGTAGAAGGTGACGACTGGACCTTGAATAGTCAAGCACCCTCAATACCTGATCTTAAATcgattagaaaacaaattagtTTTGATGACCGAGGTTCTGAACTACCGATGGAAGTATAAATGTACAGACTGAACAACCTGCCC
Above is a window of Brassica napus cultivar Da-Ae chromosome A10, Da-Ae, whole genome shotgun sequence DNA encoding:
- the LOC106419067 gene encoding protein NEDD1-like isoform X2 — encoded protein: MSHLVDPTWRLLAASGGDTVKLFDVSADSGDPCVLSYTPTPGSAVNSVKWNHTNLVVASAGDDKKISLWWINGSSLGTVPVAGKDGGDSAEECLSALSFGRKGSKFIASGGTGQIVKIWDLQKKLCVKKLRGHTSTITGVMYNCKDEHLASVSVGGDLIVHNLKTGARASELKDPHGQVLRVLDYSRSSRHLLLTSGDDGTVHLWDTTGRNPKMSWKQHSAPAAGVCFSPSDEKKIASVGMDKKLYTYDSGSKRFSSCISYEAPFSSLAFGDNGHILAAGTGNGRVVFYDVRKTPQPVTVLHAFSSSEAVTSLSWQTSKPVIVNEKNYDGEMALLGGTVEDSVIIPDPVPSTTSSDSQSAGSRGTATSTSNVPSAEQTPNRTLWSGAPPGRLHALRASDSFNDDMRVFSPIVDVSSAEKWADSEGFNNKDHLIDNRKPSSSRGFPYGDGNKEHTKAAFSPFGTTTPTASTKSEDSSSSALTPPESWGGDRLSDKFNQLANEKISDKFPSRLGVSSTSGGSTSGSMFPLSSLGQSNLAVNVSSEFPRIRDFSSASETDKNLPSSPLFPKGISAPGNIDSLRLSPSLPRRTYAERISSSLSTGSPKIKKTGAETREETFSNLMPRPELGAASEALPIMNGGNMKQSQNDVGGSNFTLQLFQRTLEGTLDSFQNSVHDDMRNLHIEILRQFHMHEMEMSKVLSSVLENQAEIMKELQLLRKENQQLRQRL
- the LOC106419067 gene encoding protein NEDD1-like isoform X1 gives rise to the protein MSHLVDPTWRLLAASGGDTVKLFDVSADSGDPCVLSYTPTPGSAVNSVKWNHTNLVVASAGDDKKISLWWINGSSLGTVPVAGKDGGDSAEECLSALSFGRKGSKFIASGGTGQIVKIWDLQKKLCVKKLRGHTSTITGVMYNCKDEHLASVSVGGDLIVHNLKTGARASELKDPHGQVLRVLDYSRSSRHLLLTSGDDGTVHLWDTTGRNPKMSWKQHSAPAAGVCFSPSDEKKIASVGMDKKLYTYDSGSKRFSSCISYEAPFSSLAFGDNGHILAAGTGNGRVVFYDVRKTPQPVTVLHAFSSSEAVTSLSWQTSKPVIVNEKNYDGEMALLGGTVEDSVIIPDPVPSTTSSDSQSAGSRGTATSTSNVPSAEQTPNRTLWSGAPPGRLHALRASDSFNDDMRVFSPIVDVSSAEKWADSEGFNNKDHLIDNRKPSSSRGFPYGDGNKEHTKAAFSPFGTTTPTASTKSEDSSSSALTPPESWGGDRLSDKFNQLANEKISDKFPSRLGVSSTSGGSTSGSMFPLSSLGQSNLAVNVSSEFPRIRDFSSASETDKNLPSSPLFPKGISAPGNIDSLRLSPSLPRRTYAERISSSLSTGSPKIKKTGAETREETFSNLMPRPELGAASEALPIMNQGGNMKQSQNDVGGSNFTLQLFQRTLEGTLDSFQNSVHDDMRNLHIEILRQFHMHEMEMSKVLSSVLENQAEIMKELQLLRKENQQLRQRL